From a region of the Coffea arabica cultivar ET-39 chromosome 3e, Coffea Arabica ET-39 HiFi, whole genome shotgun sequence genome:
- the LOC113737027 gene encoding 26S proteasome non-ATPase regulatory subunit 1 homolog B-like isoform X1, protein MLGTLRFWHWVSFSYVQTLQIVSLLSESYNPHVRHSPALMFGISCAGTGPSEAISLLEPLTSDVPAIPLLMHSDSWCCRKEIRTGAL, encoded by the exons ATGTTAGGCACACTGCGGTTTTGGCACTGGGTTAGTTTCTCTTATGTTCAG ACTCTTCAAATCGTCTCCCTGCTCTCTGAATCATATAATCCACATGTTCGTCATAGTCCAGCTCTTATGTTTGGCATATCATGTGCTGGGACTGGTCCGAGTGAGGCCATATCATTGCTGGAGCCTTTGACATCAGATGTGCCAGCGATTCCCCTGTTGATGCATTCAG ATTCATGGTGCTGCAGAAAAGAAATCAGAACTGGAGCTCTTTGA
- the LOC113737027 gene encoding 26S proteasome non-ATPase regulatory subunit 1 homolog B-like isoform X3: MLGTLRFWHWTLQIVSLLSESYNPHVRHSPALMFGISCAGTGPSEAISLLEPLTSDVPAIPLLMHSDSWCCRKEIRTGAL; this comes from the exons ATGTTAGGCACACTGCGGTTTTGGCACTGG ACTCTTCAAATCGTCTCCCTGCTCTCTGAATCATATAATCCACATGTTCGTCATAGTCCAGCTCTTATGTTTGGCATATCATGTGCTGGGACTGGTCCGAGTGAGGCCATATCATTGCTGGAGCCTTTGACATCAGATGTGCCAGCGATTCCCCTGTTGATGCATTCAG ATTCATGGTGCTGCAGAAAAGAAATCAGAACTGGAGCTCTTTGA
- the LOC113737027 gene encoding 26S proteasome non-ATPase regulatory subunit 1 homolog B-like isoform X2 has product MLGTLRFWHWVSFSYVQTLQIVSLLSESYNPHVRHSPALMFGISCAGTGPSEAISLLEPLTSDVPAIPLLMHSVVTSFAHGQFCNW; this is encoded by the exons ATGTTAGGCACACTGCGGTTTTGGCACTGGGTTAGTTTCTCTTATGTTCAG ACTCTTCAAATCGTCTCCCTGCTCTCTGAATCATATAATCCACATGTTCGTCATAGTCCAGCTCTTATGTTTGGCATATCATGTGCTGGGACTGGTCCGAGTGAGGCCATATCATTGCTGGAGCCTTTGACATCAGATGTGCCAGCGATTCCCCTGTTGATGCATTCAG TTGTTACAAGCTTTGCTCATGGACAATTTTGTAATTGGTAG
- the LOC113736218 gene encoding polygalacturonase — MEKPIGLFVVTFLSFLLNQSMAIVGRYNVLELGAKADGNTDSTESLLSAWAAACGSSKPSTILVPKGRFLVKRVQFSGPCKNKVINFRIRGTLVAPSDHEVLGNAGYWLHFQNVDGVTIHGGILDARGAGLWACKAAGNGCSSGGATTLGFTNSNNIAITRLTSLNSQMYHLVFIGCNQVKLQKIKVLAAGNSPNTDGIHVQFSSGVAILSSRISTGDDCVSIGPGTTNLWIENVFCGPGHGISIGSLAKDFEEEGVQNVTVKRVKFRNTQNGARIKSWGRPSKGFVKDVLFQHVTMINVQNPIVIDQNYCPSHINCPGQVSGVKINDVTYRDIHGTSATEVAVKFDCSNKYPCSAIRLEDVKLTYKNQKAKSSCANAAGTALGLLEPASCF, encoded by the exons ATGGAGAAGCCCATCGGTCTTTTTGTTGTCACATTTCTCTCCTTCTTGTTAAATCAATCAATGGCCATTGTGGGAAGGTACAATGTTCTGGAATTGGGAGCAAAGGCTGACGGGAATACAGATTCAACCGAGTCTCTGTTGAGTGCATGGGCAGCAGCTTGTGGCTCTTCCAAACCATCCACAATTCTTGTACCAAAAGGGAGGTTTTTAGTCAAGCGAGTACAATTCTCTGGACCATGCAAGAATAAAGTCATAAACTTTCGAATTCGGGGTACCCTTGTGGCTCCTTCAGATCATGAAGTTCTTGGAAATGCTGGTTACTGGCTTCACTTTCAGAATGTTGATGGAGTCACCATTCATGGTGGCATTCTGGATGCTCGAGGTGCTGGTCTCTGGGCTTGCAAAGCAGCCGGGAATGGGTGTTCTAGCGGCGGCGCGACG ACGCTAGGATTCACCAACTCAAACAACATTGCCATTACCAGGCTCACTTCTCTCAACAGCCAAATGTATCACCTGGTATTCATCGGTTGCAATCAAGTCAAGTTGCAAAAGATTAAAGTTTTGGCAGCCGGAAACAGCCCCAACACGGATGGAATACACGTCCAGTTTTCATCTGGGGTGGCGATTTTGAGCTCTAGGATCAGCACAGGAGATGATTGTGTCTCAATTGGCCCTGGCACCACTAATTTGTGGATTGAGAATGTTTTTTGCGGCCCCGGCCACGGCATTAG CATTGGGAGTCTAGCAAAAGATTTTGAAGAAGAGGGAGTACAGAATGTGACAGTAAAAAGAGTTAAATTCAGGAATACACAAAATGGTGCAAGAATTAAGTCATGGGGTAGGCCAAGCAAAGGATTCGTGAAGGATGTCCTATTCCAGCATGTCACTATGATCAATGTCCAAAACCCCATTGTTATCGACCAAAATTATTGCCCAAGTCACATAAATTGTCCTGGCCAG GTTTCGGGCGTAAAAATAAATGATGTAACATATCGCGACATCCATGGAACATCAGCAACAGAAGTTGCAGTTAAATTTGATTGTAGCAACAAGTATCCATGCAGCGCAATAAGATTGGAAGATGTGAAGTTGACATACAAAAATCAGAAAGCTAAATCATCTTGTGCCAATGCTGCTGGAACTGCACTTGGTTTGCTTGAGCCTGCAAGCTGTTTCTAG